One part of the Natrinema salinisoli genome encodes these proteins:
- a CDS encoding ammonium transporter, which produces MSTAPVAARNVHRSVSSGVASDLARSHGPANQQTVLESAAGDRLDPGESMVAIPLQADPEVVAEGVNLMWVLVATFLVFFMHAGFGMLESGQVRSKNVANQLTKNVLTWGVGVIAYFFIGAGVSVAVAALTTGGGIDGAFSYINGGSTVWTNWLFGAAFSMVAASIVSGAVAERAQLGGYLVFTVFVGALIYPVATGLTWGGGFLAELGFQDFAGAAIVHMTGGICGLTAAYVIGPRIDKFDDNGAANVIPGHSLPYAILGTLILAFGWYGFNVGTAIEVFQVSDGGELALGDYAYAGRVALNTALVMGAGSIGAAAVGYARRGKVDTLMTANGLLAGLVSVCSIAAVSSWTGTLVVGLIAGIQVPLVFDLLERVGIDDVCAVFPVHGSAGVLSALAYPFVDTTSAFSVSQLVSQIAGVVVLAIWAAGITLLIYGLLKALGWARVTREEEIEGLDASEHGLETYPEFGKNFLDDATASARVPDGADGTPAADGGERTDGGEVSGDD; this is translated from the coding sequence ATGTCCACAGCTCCTGTGGCAGCACGTAACGTTCACCGATCTGTCTCGTCGGGCGTCGCGTCCGACCTCGCGCGATCCCATGGCCCCGCCAATCAGCAGACAGTCCTCGAGTCAGCAGCCGGCGACCGGCTCGATCCGGGTGAGTCGATGGTAGCGATTCCGCTACAGGCCGATCCGGAGGTCGTCGCTGAGGGTGTCAACCTCATGTGGGTCCTCGTCGCGACTTTCCTCGTGTTCTTCATGCACGCGGGCTTCGGCATGCTCGAGTCTGGACAAGTCCGCTCGAAGAACGTGGCCAACCAACTAACGAAGAACGTGCTCACGTGGGGCGTCGGCGTCATCGCCTACTTCTTCATCGGTGCCGGCGTTTCGGTGGCCGTCGCCGCGCTCACTACCGGTGGGGGGATAGACGGCGCGTTCAGCTACATCAACGGCGGGTCGACAGTCTGGACGAACTGGCTGTTCGGCGCGGCGTTCTCGATGGTGGCCGCGTCCATCGTCTCGGGTGCCGTCGCCGAGCGGGCACAACTCGGCGGCTACCTCGTGTTCACGGTGTTCGTCGGAGCGCTGATCTACCCCGTTGCGACGGGGCTGACCTGGGGCGGGGGTTTCTTAGCGGAGCTCGGATTTCAGGACTTCGCCGGCGCAGCGATCGTCCACATGACCGGCGGCATCTGCGGTCTCACCGCCGCGTACGTCATCGGGCCGCGGATCGACAAGTTCGACGATAACGGGGCCGCCAACGTCATTCCCGGCCACTCCCTCCCATACGCGATCCTCGGCACGCTCATTCTCGCGTTCGGATGGTACGGTTTCAATGTCGGGACCGCGATCGAGGTCTTTCAAGTCTCCGACGGCGGCGAACTGGCGCTCGGCGACTACGCCTACGCGGGCCGCGTCGCGCTCAACACGGCCCTAGTGATGGGTGCCGGCAGCATCGGCGCCGCAGCCGTCGGCTACGCCCGCCGGGGCAAGGTCGACACGCTCATGACCGCCAACGGGCTCCTCGCGGGTCTCGTCAGCGTCTGTTCCATCGCGGCGGTCTCGAGCTGGACCGGGACGCTCGTGGTCGGCCTCATCGCTGGGATCCAGGTCCCGCTGGTGTTCGACCTGCTCGAGCGCGTCGGTATCGACGACGTCTGTGCGGTCTTCCCGGTTCACGGCTCCGCCGGCGTCCTCAGCGCCCTCGCCTACCCCTTCGTCGACACGACCTCGGCGTTCTCTGTCTCACAGCTCGTCTCGCAAATCGCCGGCGTCGTCGTCCTCGCGATCTGGGCGGCCGGAATCACTCTCCTCATCTACGGGCTACTGAAGGCCCTCGGCTGGGCTCGAGTGACCCGCGAGGAGGAAATCGAGGGACTGGACGCGTCGGAACACGGACTCGAAACCTACCCCGAATTCGGAAAGAACTTCCTCGACGACGCCACCGCATCCGCTCGCGTTCCGGACGGAGCCGACGGGACGCCCGCCGCCGACGGCGGTGAGCGAACCGACGGCGGCGAGGTGAGCGGCGATGACTGA
- a CDS encoding P-II family nitrogen regulator, producing MTDIELVVGYIRPDRLGAVKRALAEVGAPSLTVTNVSGRGSQPVKKSQWRGEEYTVDLHQKVKVECVVADIPANDVVDAIADAAKTGEAGDGKIFVMPVESAYRIRTGASGTDAV from the coding sequence ATGACTGACATCGAACTGGTGGTCGGCTACATTCGACCCGACAGGCTGGGCGCGGTCAAACGGGCGCTCGCCGAGGTCGGTGCGCCCTCGCTGACGGTCACGAACGTCTCGGGTCGCGGCTCGCAACCCGTGAAGAAGAGCCAGTGGCGCGGCGAGGAGTACACGGTCGACCTCCACCAGAAGGTCAAAGTCGAGTGCGTCGTGGCGGATATTCCCGCGAACGATGTCGTCGACGCCATCGCCGACGCCGCGAAGACCGGCGAAGCGGGCGACGGCAAAATCTTTGTGATGCCGGTCGAGAGCGCGTACCGTATCCGCACCGGTGCGAGCGGAACGGACGCGGTCTGA
- a CDS encoding ABC transporter ATP-binding protein: MTLLNVEDLKVTYATDDETIHAVNDVSFSIDEGVNYGLAGESGSGKSTVAEALLGLLPGNGTVERGTIEFDGTDLMSLSDAERRDILWEDIAYIPQSAMDSLDPVMSTGDQIAQAIHTHRNVTDAKARDRVRELFEIVGLDPDRIDEYPHEFSGGMRQRVTIAMALALEPDLIIADEPTTGLDVIVQDKIIDKILEIQERMDSSLLLITHEIGVIAETCDELSILYGGKVMEQGSVDNVLVNPTNPYTMGLKNSFPEIDESDDPVAIPGSPPNLSREPTACVFEDRCPFATDECGESHPELVDLPNRNHRSACHRVKEAAQLRRDADDPETWNIPDDGDADSDRGEVILETDDLEKHYEQSQNLLSKFRGDDPDYVKAVDGVSLSVRRSEVLGIAGESGCGKSTLGETMALLEDPTGGELTFDGESYEHYQDGNLQEFRRKVQIIFQDPFDSLNPRQTVRKIVGEPLTIHGYRTDETEQAIVETLEKVGLTPAEEFLDSYPHELSGGQRQRVAVAKALVLDPDFLICDEPASMLDVSLKVNLLNLLRGLADTEDIGIVYISHDLASLTQVSDRLAIMYLGRIIEEGDVDRVANRPNHPYTSSLLSAAPEKDPTADRARVLLEGEPPDPVDLPSGCAFAPRCPKAQESCWESEPAITETGDETHRAACYFPDNDGEPTASAVDDPEVPGSSNADSIGD; encoded by the coding sequence ATGACGCTACTCAACGTCGAAGACCTCAAAGTCACGTACGCGACCGACGACGAAACAATCCACGCCGTCAACGACGTCTCGTTCAGTATCGACGAGGGCGTCAACTACGGCCTCGCCGGCGAGTCTGGCTCCGGGAAATCCACCGTCGCGGAGGCGCTATTAGGACTGCTCCCGGGGAACGGAACCGTCGAGCGCGGGACGATCGAGTTCGACGGGACGGACCTCATGTCTCTCTCGGACGCCGAGCGCCGTGACATCCTCTGGGAAGACATCGCTTACATCCCCCAGAGCGCGATGGACTCGCTCGATCCCGTGATGTCGACCGGCGATCAGATCGCACAGGCGATCCACACCCACCGCAACGTCACGGACGCCAAGGCGCGCGATCGCGTCAGGGAACTGTTCGAGATCGTCGGCCTCGATCCGGACCGGATCGACGAGTATCCCCACGAGTTCTCCGGCGGGATGCGTCAGCGGGTCACCATCGCGATGGCGCTCGCGCTCGAGCCGGACCTCATCATCGCCGACGAGCCGACGACCGGGCTGGACGTCATCGTTCAGGACAAGATCATCGACAAGATCCTCGAGATCCAGGAGCGGATGGACAGCTCCCTGCTGTTGATCACCCACGAGATCGGCGTCATCGCGGAGACCTGCGACGAATTGTCGATCCTCTACGGCGGAAAGGTGATGGAACAGGGAAGTGTCGACAACGTGCTGGTCAATCCCACGAACCCCTATACGATGGGGTTGAAGAACTCCTTCCCGGAGATCGACGAGAGCGACGACCCCGTCGCCATTCCCGGCTCCCCGCCGAACCTGAGCCGCGAGCCGACTGCCTGCGTCTTCGAGGATCGGTGTCCGTTCGCCACGGACGAGTGCGGCGAGTCCCACCCTGAGCTGGTCGATCTCCCCAACCGAAACCACCGATCGGCCTGCCACCGCGTCAAAGAGGCGGCCCAGCTGCGACGTGACGCCGACGATCCGGAGACGTGGAACATCCCCGACGACGGGGACGCCGACTCAGACCGCGGCGAGGTCATCCTCGAAACGGACGACCTCGAGAAACACTACGAGCAGAGTCAGAACCTCCTGAGCAAGTTCCGCGGCGATGATCCCGATTACGTGAAGGCCGTCGACGGCGTTTCGCTGTCGGTCCGCCGATCCGAAGTACTGGGCATCGCCGGGGAGAGCGGCTGCGGGAAGTCGACGCTCGGAGAAACGATGGCCTTACTCGAGGATCCGACGGGAGGCGAGTTGACGTTCGACGGGGAGTCCTACGAGCACTATCAGGACGGCAATCTGCAGGAATTCCGGCGGAAGGTCCAGATCATCTTCCAGGATCCCTTCGACTCGCTGAATCCCCGCCAGACCGTCCGCAAGATCGTCGGCGAACCGCTGACGATCCACGGCTATCGCACCGACGAGACGGAGCAGGCGATCGTCGAGACGCTCGAGAAGGTGGGGCTGACCCCCGCCGAAGAATTCCTGGACAGCTACCCGCACGAGCTCTCCGGCGGGCAGCGACAGCGCGTCGCGGTCGCCAAGGCGCTGGTGTTGGATCCCGATTTCCTGATCTGTGACGAACCTGCGTCGATGCTGGACGTGTCGCTAAAAGTTAATCTGCTGAACCTGCTGCGAGGACTGGCCGACACCGAGGATATCGGGATCGTCTACATCTCCCACGACCTCGCGAGCCTGACGCAGGTCTCGGACCGGCTGGCGATCATGTATCTCGGCCGGATCATCGAGGAAGGCGACGTCGATCGCGTCGCGAACCGGCCCAACCATCCCTACACCTCGTCGCTGCTCTCGGCCGCGCCGGAGAAGGATCCGACCGCCGATCGAGCCCGCGTCCTCCTCGAGGGGGAGCCACCGGACCCGGTCGATCTCCCTTCGGGCTGTGCGTTCGCTCCGCGCTGTCCGAAGGCCCAGGAATCGTGCTGGGAGAGTGAACCGGCGATCACCGAGACGGGAGACGAGACACATCGGGCAGCGTGTTACTTCCCGGACAACGACGGGGAGCCGACCGCGTCGGCGGTCGACGATCCGGAGGTCCCGGGATCCTCGAATGCCGATTCGATAGGTGACTGA
- a CDS encoding Lrp/AsnC family transcriptional regulator, with product MTNRDGTTKLVRSRLRLLETDDALEDVAVRVNYDRLGYRTGVIRLSVDMIGVDRRVERLQARPAFVTVYEVSGTPDVFAVGKFPHELALATCLQDLLTASDVRSVSVDRVETVSRKGRRSIHRSRSVLAEWRPVVDSAAVRSVFAGFGLRQ from the coding sequence GTGACCAACCGTGACGGGACAACGAAGCTCGTCCGGAGTCGATTGCGACTGCTCGAGACCGATGACGCGCTCGAGGACGTGGCGGTCCGCGTCAATTACGACCGACTCGGCTATCGCACCGGTGTCATCCGGCTGTCGGTCGATATGATCGGCGTTGATCGCCGCGTCGAGCGACTCCAAGCGCGTCCGGCCTTCGTTACCGTCTACGAGGTGTCGGGGACGCCGGACGTCTTCGCCGTCGGCAAGTTCCCGCACGAACTGGCGCTCGCGACCTGTCTCCAGGATCTGCTGACGGCGTCCGACGTTCGATCTGTGTCGGTCGATCGCGTGGAGACGGTCTCGAGGAAGGGGCGCCGATCGATCCACCGGTCGCGGTCCGTTCTCGCTGAGTGGCGACCGGTCGTCGATTCCGCCGCGGTGCGTTCCGTTTTCGCCGGCTTCGGTTTGAGGCAATAG
- a CDS encoding universal stress protein: MSILAAIDATNEHSAVVETGQDLASAYGTELSVLHIVSREEFESRKETVERVSDGRSYSKSQREDAAANAAKAVVIETLEDASHEGISTLGRVGEPVPAILNVAADIGAEYIVIGGRKRSPAGKALFGSTTQSVLLEADRPVVTVISDET; encoded by the coding sequence ATGTCCATACTAGCAGCAATAGATGCGACGAATGAACACAGTGCCGTCGTCGAAACCGGACAGGATCTGGCTTCGGCCTACGGAACGGAACTGTCCGTCCTCCACATCGTCTCGCGAGAGGAGTTCGAGTCGCGCAAGGAGACCGTCGAGCGCGTCTCGGACGGACGGAGTTATAGCAAGTCCCAGCGCGAAGATGCAGCGGCGAACGCCGCAAAGGCGGTCGTCATCGAGACGCTCGAGGACGCCTCCCACGAGGGGATCTCGACCCTCGGGCGCGTCGGCGAGCCCGTTCCGGCGATTCTGAACGTCGCCGCCGATATCGGTGCCGAATACATCGTCATCGGCGGCCGAAAGCGATCACCAGCGGGAAAGGCCTTGTTCGGCAGTACGACCCAGTCCGTCCTACTCGAGGCCGATCGACCGGTCGTGACGGTGATATCAGACGAAACGTAG
- a CDS encoding primary-amine oxidase — translation MSKQRETTTVDHPLDPLTADEIEAAVEIFEAETDLGEEIQYHNVTLEEPSKAVVKEFESGDPVEREATIVARDDGETYEANVSLTDRTVHRCEHLPEAQPAVMPEEIEAAREVVKNDPEWREAAAKRGVENFDLVMVDPWSASGFEPEEHEGKRLCRALSWIKTSENDNGRARPIEGLFAFVDLDEMEVVDIEDNGVPDEDSPLPPEDADYRADRVETRDDYEHLDVVQPDGPSWEVDGNTVEWLDWELQVGWTAREGLVFHDVTFDDGDESRRVLHRASACEMAVPYGDPDPNHSWKNAFDIGEYHVGRMANRLTEGCDCLGVMKYFDVEMNTIEGEAETLESAICMHEEDDGILWKHTEERKPHTEVRRRRRLVISFIATVYNYDYGFYWYFYPDGSIEAEVRLTGVDSNGVVPADETAEDTYGQYALVAPQVKAPIHQHFFNFRLDFDIDDSPMRAYEVHNEPTGSERGRKNAFRAKETLLERENDARQDIDPNRGRYWRIASSETENSYGRSCGYKLEPHTNVSAPMKPTSSYMRRSGFIQNHFWVTPYDDDERFAAGDYPNLNDDTTGLPEWTEEDRSLVDEDLVVWYTQGVNHVPRAEDWPILPVEIASFHLKPEGFLDSNPSISLPPEPCHTEYDITSTGDDCSSGDGCSSADD, via the coding sequence ATGAGTAAACAACGAGAAACCACGACAGTCGATCATCCGCTTGATCCGCTCACCGCCGACGAGATCGAAGCGGCCGTCGAGATTTTCGAGGCGGAGACGGATCTCGGCGAAGAGATACAGTACCACAACGTTACGCTTGAAGAACCATCCAAGGCCGTTGTCAAGGAGTTCGAATCCGGCGACCCGGTCGAGCGAGAAGCGACGATCGTCGCGAGGGACGACGGCGAAACGTACGAGGCAAACGTCTCTCTCACCGATCGAACCGTCCACAGGTGCGAGCACCTTCCCGAGGCCCAGCCCGCGGTGATGCCCGAGGAGATCGAGGCGGCTCGAGAGGTCGTCAAGAACGATCCCGAGTGGCGAGAGGCGGCGGCGAAACGCGGCGTCGAGAACTTCGACCTCGTCATGGTCGACCCCTGGTCGGCCAGCGGGTTCGAACCGGAAGAACACGAGGGAAAACGCCTCTGTCGGGCGCTATCGTGGATCAAGACGAGCGAGAACGACAATGGTCGTGCACGACCGATCGAAGGCCTGTTCGCGTTCGTCGATCTCGACGAAATGGAGGTCGTGGACATCGAGGATAACGGCGTTCCGGACGAGGACAGTCCGCTGCCGCCTGAGGACGCGGACTACCGGGCCGACAGGGTCGAGACGAGAGACGACTACGAACACTTAGACGTCGTCCAGCCCGACGGTCCCAGCTGGGAGGTCGACGGAAACACAGTCGAGTGGCTCGACTGGGAGCTACAGGTCGGCTGGACCGCTCGCGAGGGACTCGTCTTCCACGACGTCACGTTCGACGACGGCGACGAATCTAGACGGGTCCTTCACCGCGCATCCGCCTGCGAGATGGCCGTTCCCTACGGTGATCCGGATCCGAACCACTCCTGGAAGAACGCCTTCGACATTGGCGAGTACCACGTTGGCCGGATGGCCAATCGGCTCACGGAGGGCTGTGACTGCCTCGGCGTCATGAAGTACTTCGACGTCGAGATGAACACCATCGAGGGCGAGGCCGAGACCCTCGAGAGCGCGATCTGTATGCACGAGGAGGACGACGGCATCCTCTGGAAACACACCGAGGAGCGCAAACCCCACACCGAGGTCCGCCGCCGCCGTCGCCTCGTCATCTCCTTCATCGCGACGGTGTACAACTACGACTACGGGTTCTACTGGTACTTCTACCCTGACGGCAGCATCGAGGCCGAGGTCCGCCTAACGGGCGTTGACTCCAACGGCGTCGTGCCGGCCGACGAGACCGCCGAGGACACCTACGGCCAGTACGCGCTCGTCGCGCCGCAGGTGAAAGCGCCCATCCACCAGCACTTCTTCAACTTCCGGCTGGACTTCGACATCGACGATAGCCCGATGCGGGCTTACGAGGTGCACAACGAACCGACGGGTAGCGAGCGCGGCCGGAAGAACGCCTTCCGGGCGAAGGAGACCCTACTCGAGCGCGAAAACGATGCCCGCCAGGACATCGATCCGAACCGGGGGCGGTACTGGCGGATTGCCAGCAGCGAGACCGAAAACTCCTACGGACGCAGCTGCGGCTACAAGCTCGAGCCCCACACCAACGTCTCAGCGCCGATGAAGCCGACCTCGAGCTACATGCGCCGCTCCGGGTTCATCCAGAACCACTTCTGGGTGACGCCGTACGACGACGACGAGCGGTTCGCCGCGGGCGACTATCCGAACCTCAACGACGACACGACCGGACTGCCCGAGTGGACTGAGGAGGATCGATCGCTCGTCGACGAGGACCTCGTGGTCTGGTACACGCAAGGGGTCAATCACGTACCTCGAGCGGAGGACTGGCCCATCCTGCCGGTCGAGATCGCGAGCTTCCACCTCAAGCCGGAGGGCTTCCTCGACAGCAACCCCTCGATCTCCCTGCCGCCCGAACCGTGTCACACCGAGTACGACATCACCAGCACTGGCGACGACTGTTCGTCCGGTGACGGCTGCTCATCGGCCGACGACTGA
- a CDS encoding sulfite exporter TauE/SafE family protein: MIELAVLARVDLALFFVIGAFGGAHCIGMCGPVVSMYDDAWTRDPSTGRLSTQAMYQHGLFNLGRTTSYAALGGLFGALGSILYVTMETLLAVTNVIRGSVGVVLGVLIICHGIGAVVGRHGSILHRLPIPGLSIDRLMSGASSRLARVADGPSIVGLGLVHGLVPCPMLYAAFVYVFAIGSPTVGVASLAAFGLGTVPAVFLYGTALGSLAPIRTTRLHRVLGVAFVVLGYVLFAHGVMALGVHLPHPQLPHYLPSKLPRPTPSALMCLGR, from the coding sequence ATGATCGAACTGGCGGTACTGGCGCGCGTTGACCTCGCGCTGTTCTTCGTGATCGGCGCTTTCGGTGGCGCCCACTGTATCGGGATGTGTGGCCCGGTCGTATCAATGTACGACGACGCGTGGACACGAGATCCCTCGACCGGCCGACTCTCGACACAGGCGATGTACCAGCACGGGTTGTTCAACCTCGGCCGAACGACGAGTTACGCGGCACTCGGCGGGCTGTTCGGAGCGCTGGGTAGCATCCTCTATGTGACGATGGAGACACTGCTCGCAGTCACGAATGTGATCCGCGGATCAGTCGGCGTCGTCCTCGGCGTACTCATCATCTGCCACGGGATCGGTGCTGTCGTCGGCCGACATGGAAGCATCCTTCACAGGCTTCCGATTCCGGGGCTCTCGATCGATCGGCTCATGAGCGGCGCCTCGAGCCGACTCGCTCGTGTCGCCGACGGACCAAGTATCGTTGGGTTGGGACTGGTTCATGGCCTCGTTCCGTGTCCGATGCTATACGCCGCGTTCGTCTACGTCTTTGCCATCGGCTCTCCCACAGTCGGCGTTGCTTCGCTCGCCGCGTTCGGTCTCGGGACTGTCCCGGCGGTCTTTCTCTACGGAACGGCGCTCGGCTCGCTCGCTCCGATTCGAACGACCCGACTGCACCGCGTCCTCGGCGTTGCGTTCGTTGTTCTCGGCTACGTGCTATTCGCACATGGTGTAATGGCGCTCGGCGTCCATCTCCCTCACCCGCAGTTGCCACATTATTTACCTAGTAAATTACCCCGCCCTACTCCGTCGGCACTGATGTGCCTGGGTCGTTGA
- a CDS encoding hemolysin family protein, translating into MPGLTAIAMLESVVGLDLPTSLVAAVGVGTLLVLLVLSGFFSSAEIAMFSLAQHRIEALVTDGTPGAETVHALKDDPHRLLVTILVGNNLVNIAMSSIATGLLAMYVGQGEAVLAATFGVTAVVLLFGESAPKSYAIENTESWALSVARPLRLSQHALYPLVVTFDRLTRVINGLTGGTAVESSYVTREEIRELIRTGESEGIIETDEREMLQRVLRFNDTIAKEVMTPRLDVTAICRTATVDDAVAKCIESGHTRLPVYEGGLDTVVGVVALGDLVRDYQAGDPGDNGSLESHIEETLQIPESKHVDELFREMRRERVEQVVVIDEFGTTEGIVTTEDIVESVVGEILDTQEADPIETVDDRTVRVGGEVNVEDVNDVIAIEFPEGEEFETIAGFVFNRAGRLVEPGETFVYEGVELIVERVDDARIKRVRISEPASSNGDDSSVATEG; encoded by the coding sequence ATGCCCGGCCTCACGGCGATCGCAATGCTGGAATCCGTCGTCGGTCTCGACCTCCCGACGAGTCTCGTGGCTGCCGTCGGTGTCGGAACACTGCTCGTGTTGCTCGTCCTGTCGGGGTTCTTTTCCTCGGCGGAGATCGCGATGTTCTCGCTGGCCCAGCACCGCATCGAGGCGCTCGTCACTGATGGCACGCCCGGTGCCGAGACCGTGCATGCCTTGAAGGACGACCCCCACCGGCTGCTGGTGACGATCCTCGTCGGTAACAACCTCGTCAACATCGCGATGTCGTCGATCGCGACGGGACTGCTCGCGATGTACGTCGGGCAGGGCGAGGCGGTGCTCGCCGCTACGTTCGGGGTGACGGCCGTCGTCCTGCTGTTCGGCGAGAGTGCTCCGAAGTCCTACGCGATCGAAAATACGGAGTCGTGGGCCCTCTCGGTCGCCCGACCATTGCGGCTCTCGCAGCATGCGTTGTACCCGCTGGTGGTCACGTTCGATAGGCTGACTCGCGTCATCAACGGGCTGACCGGCGGGACCGCCGTCGAATCGTCGTACGTCACCCGCGAGGAGATTCGAGAGCTGATTCGCACCGGCGAGAGCGAGGGGATCATCGAGACCGACGAGCGCGAAATGCTCCAGCGCGTGTTACGGTTCAACGATACGATCGCGAAAGAGGTGATGACGCCGCGGTTAGACGTCACCGCCATCTGTCGAACTGCGACGGTCGACGACGCCGTCGCTAAATGCATCGAGAGCGGTCACACTCGATTGCCGGTCTACGAGGGCGGTCTCGACACCGTCGTCGGCGTCGTCGCGCTCGGCGATCTCGTCCGCGACTACCAGGCCGGAGATCCGGGCGATAACGGCTCGCTCGAGAGTCATATCGAAGAGACCCTGCAGATCCCCGAGAGCAAGCACGTCGACGAACTGTTCCGCGAAATGCGCCGGGAGCGCGTCGAACAGGTCGTCGTAATCGACGAGTTCGGGACGACGGAGGGCATCGTCACGACCGAAGACATCGTCGAATCGGTCGTCGGCGAGATACTCGATACGCAGGAAGCGGACCCGATCGAGACCGTCGACGATCGAACGGTCCGGGTCGGCGGCGAGGTAAACGTCGAGGACGTCAACGACGTGATCGCCATCGAGTTTCCGGAAGGCGAGGAGTTCGAGACGATCGCCGGCTTCGTGTTCAATCGCGCCGGGCGCTTAGTCGAACCCGGCGAGACGTTCGTGTACGAGGGCGTCGAACTGATCGTCGAACGCGTCGACGATGCGCGAATCAAACGCGTCCGCATCAGCGAACCCGCCTCCTCGAACGGTGACGATTCAAGCGTTGCTACCGAGGGGTAG
- a CDS encoding ABC transporter permease: protein MSTETKPKAELYRRVDALWTLVRDQFAFLRRDPLAFAGMLVVAAFVFLGLFGPFLAPHDPIEHTVRGDTGSVLRLSAPSLDAFFGTTAFGKDVLSQFLAGARPTLIVGLFGGLGTGALGFTVGVVSGYYGGWVDELLMRLTDLTFSLPFMPMALLLLTFVTPNIWLITAIIAGFLWKMPARVVRSEVLSVRERTFVKSARASGASDLRTMLYHVAPNVLPIGFLYTAYGVAWAIAAQASLAFLGFGDPTMTSWGRMLRQVFASGNIRVAWWWVLPPAIGIAAITTSVFLIGRAYEEVINPEIQTDQ, encoded by the coding sequence ATGAGTACCGAAACGAAGCCGAAGGCCGAGCTGTACAGACGCGTCGACGCGCTGTGGACGCTCGTTCGCGACCAGTTCGCCTTCCTACGACGGGATCCGCTGGCGTTCGCGGGGATGCTCGTCGTCGCGGCGTTCGTCTTCCTCGGATTGTTCGGGCCGTTTCTGGCGCCCCACGACCCGATCGAACACACCGTTCGCGGCGACACCGGATCCGTGCTCAGACTCTCCGCCCCGAGTCTAGACGCGTTCTTCGGAACCACGGCGTTCGGGAAGGACGTCCTGAGCCAGTTCCTCGCCGGCGCGCGCCCGACGCTCATCGTCGGCCTGTTCGGCGGTCTGGGGACGGGTGCGCTCGGCTTCACTGTCGGCGTCGTCAGCGGCTACTACGGCGGCTGGGTCGACGAACTCCTGATGCGGCTGACCGATCTGACGTTCTCGCTGCCGTTCATGCCGATGGCGCTGTTGCTGTTGACGTTCGTGACGCCGAATATCTGGCTGATCACGGCGATCATCGCCGGCTTCCTCTGGAAGATGCCGGCGCGGGTCGTCCGCTCGGAGGTGCTGTCAGTCCGCGAGCGGACGTTCGTCAAGTCTGCTCGAGCCAGCGGCGCCAGCGATCTGCGGACGATGCTGTACCACGTCGCGCCGAACGTGTTGCCGATCGGGTTCCTCTACACCGCATACGGCGTCGCCTGGGCCATCGCCGCACAGGCGAGTCTCGCGTTCCTTGGCTTCGGCGATCCGACGATGACCAGCTGGGGTCGAATGCTCCGGCAGGTGTTCGCGTCGGGGAACATACGCGTCGCGTGGTGGTGGGTGCTCCCGCCCGCCATCGGTATCGCTGCGATAACCACATCGGTGTTCCTCATCGGACGGGCCTACGAGGAAGTCATTAATCCCGAAATTCAGACCGACCAATGA
- a CDS encoding TrmB family transcriptional regulator gives METDPSMYLKELGLSEYEAHAYACLLQQGISTAQEISDGAGVPQPRVYDALDDLSQKGFVDVQPGRPKKFGPVDPETAIERFCEFKQRQYDEELSRMQLLGERLTEAVDDKTAPSERSEICWTYSDRHRILEKLSELTTTATAEIRMITTPVSFERILNHHVEELTRKAEAGATIQAVVSEGQTIEPAVYDRAGEIMDIRRVETIEGRIYLYDNAHVLVAFAATNSDGYVGISTTSNTLYRTQSQLFDLLWENGRKTVHRPIGTVQTGDDVT, from the coding sequence ATGGAAACCGACCCGTCGATGTACCTCAAGGAACTGGGGTTATCGGAATACGAGGCCCATGCGTACGCTTGTCTCCTACAGCAGGGTATCTCTACCGCTCAGGAGATCTCCGACGGTGCCGGTGTACCGCAACCGCGGGTGTACGACGCGCTCGATGACCTCTCACAGAAGGGGTTCGTCGACGTCCAACCGGGCCGGCCGAAAAAGTTCGGTCCCGTTGACCCCGAGACCGCGATCGAGCGCTTCTGTGAGTTCAAACAGCGCCAGTACGACGAGGAACTGTCTCGAATGCAACTCCTCGGAGAACGTCTCACGGAGGCGGTCGACGACAAGACGGCGCCGAGCGAGCGATCTGAGATCTGCTGGACGTACTCCGATCGCCACCGCATTCTCGAGAAACTCTCCGAACTCACGACCACAGCGACTGCGGAGATCAGGATGATAACGACACCGGTCAGTTTCGAGCGCATTCTCAACCACCACGTTGAGGAACTGACGCGGAAGGCGGAGGCGGGAGCGACGATCCAGGCGGTCGTATCGGAGGGCCAGACGATCGAACCCGCCGTCTACGATCGTGCCGGGGAAATAATGGACATCCGCCGCGTCGAGACCATCGAAGGGAGGATTTATCTCTACGATAACGCGCACGTACTGGTCGCGTTCGCCGCCACCAACTCCGACGGCTACGTCGGGATCTCGACTACGAGCAATACGCTCTACAGGACTCAATCGCAACTCTTCGACCTCCTCTGGGAGAACGGACGCAAAACGGTCCACCGTCCTATTGGGACCGTTCAAACGGGAGACGACGTTACGTAA